The window tatcccctagatccaatatcatatttgatgttttgaacatatttttataaaatatatatggcatttgatattcttttatcattgttattaattgcttgattaatttgataaggtccttgattaaactttgagacttgacattgtgatggagatcatgataatgagagtaaagtttcttataatttaatctaaatttgttcttgatcgtaagattattaatttggacattaataatccggttagatcaatatttatgtgatcgtctttatgggataaagattagttgatctcattaactaaattacatagatagatgatgcatatagagatatgatcattgaaccgactcattggataattcctaatggttagaattaccataaactatcaataggatattctcttgaagaatgtgatgcaaccgtttcctttgacctgagatcgtcatagtaattgataAGTTATTTATTGCTCTTTGATACTAGATACCTATGGCCCTAGGgtgatagttgaaaggatattgggtatgattaaatgcttgtagaattagtgattgttcaagatggaatctgtcaactcttggtaatgagtttaagctccatgttgtcatgaattatgaacgaccaaattaagaccttggccagggcaattgaatgaaagaagaaacgagttgcttaggtcattcaatggtcgattatatttgatttgagcacatagttggtcgcctattaggatttgacagttgaactatatcctagggtgatccagagctataaggacagaaggaattactacattattcttctactggttcttgagagtaaattgtatacttcatgctatctgGTCGTTAAGGAGTGATGacagacgccacccttgattagtatattgatgtgatcaatttactaccggtttagtattgaacctatggggtcgcacactaacgagtgttctgatctttgctaaaagattaattaacttattatttgataattaaattaaggaatttaattagtcaaatagatttagttattagtccaaatgaaatattattatattctttgctagcacagaggatataattaatattgtgaacgaattgaagttttctatttggaataaaaaattaaataatatctcttatttgaaatatatatgtgatacatATTTAGTACTCATacttaatattatttatatatgggatgtatataaatattaataaagACTATTTGTTATGTCCAATTGGAATTGGACTAACGAAGAAAGTCCTAAAGGACATCACCAGTTTCTTACCTATATGGAATGGGATTGAAATTTTCCCattaaaaattatggaaagaaAAGTCCAATTTCATATTTGGTTAAGTCACGTCTTTCTTTTTGCCCATACCAACGCTTCTGACTTTTCCTTATTCTATTGGAAAAGTATTATTTACGtgatacatatatgtatatatttaaatTACGGTGAAAAACGAAGGACGGTACAAAAGGGTTTGGCAGAGCTACACAAATAAAGAGAGAGCATACTTTGAGAAGGAAAATTAGTTTCCTTGTACCGTTCCGAAAAagctgaaattttgagaaaattcaGTCAGGTGTTTTCATTCAATTTGTTTACGGGTTTCATtaatcaaagagttgatagcaaggatcggtctcggtgtggatacgcatagagtcttcgcactatcgaagaatttgaaacgagactttcttcaccaggtacgtcttagatccgatctttgacatgtaaataaattttaaacacgaaaggATCTTCCTaagattgttattgtcttccgctgcgtgttacgaactCCTATACGCAATCCTTCAAATTATTGATTCATATGATCTACATTCGCCCCTGCACTAAAGGGCGGGCTCATGAATTCGACATGTTAATGCTGAAATGGTGTAATTGACAGGTAACTTATCCAAATATGATGGAATTTTTTGAGTTCCTCGGAGTTATGGAGATCTCTAATATGTCATTTTCAGTGAGCTTAGACCAAGGCCGTGGTTGCAAATGGGGTACCCGAAATGGAATCTCTAGTTTGTTTGCACAGAAGAAGAATGTCTTGAATCCATATTTTTGGCAAATGATTAGAGAAATTATCAAGTTCAAGCAGGATGTCATAAGGTACCAATAACTTATTTGTCTTTAAATATGCCTTCTTATTTGAGCAATTTGTTGATTTACTCATCCCATTAGAAATTTAGAGCACAGAGTCTTCTttgttcatgcatttgattaaaatggACTAGATCGTTCTGTTTTGTATGCTTTCTTTATATATGTGTCAAGGAAAGAGCTATCTCCAATGAAGTTTATTTCATCACGAATGTGTTTCTGATCACATTGCAGTTACCTTGAAGCACTCGACAACAATCCTGACATTGGTCGCGATGAAACAATAGGGCAATTTATTAAGTCAAATGGCTGTTCGGAGTTATTTCTGAAGGCTTATCTGGTGAGTGGTGACAGTGCGATTGTCGTAGTTATTGATTTGATAGGTGCAATACGCTTTTTGTTCACTCAACAAATTGTCCTTGCTATAAGCAATTTACTCATATGTTTCACAGATTCCAATATGTTCTTCAATCTGGTCCTGTCCCCTAGAAGGAGTAATGGGCTTTTCTGTTTATTACATTCTTTCATTCTTCCGCAACCACCATCTTCTTCAGGTTCTTCCACTCATCAACTGTTCAATTAGCGTACTTTGTGTGTAGATTATACCCAATTGTTAAATGCAAGAGACTGAATTTGAATGCTTACATATATCATTTTATTATACTTGTGCCTAAGGGTGCTTTTGTTCTTTATTTAAAGCTCTTTGGTCTCCCTCAGTTGCTCACTGTAAGATGGGGATCACATACATCTATAAACAAGGTGAATTTTATTCATAGATACCACAAAGTTTTTACTATTTCCCCGAGAAAAATTTCAGGCAATTACCAATTTTCACTTTCTTGCATGATATGTTAAGCATGTGTCATCCTTGAGAGTATTTGATGGGGACATTGAATGTAGGTTAAGGATGAGCTGGAGAAGAGAGGTTGCCAAATAAGAAGTGGTTGTGAATTAAATTCTGTATCGACAGATGAAGAAGGTCTAGTTTGGTTTTATTTTTGGCTTGTTTCAAGAGTTCATCGTGCTGATTATTTTATCATAATAGTAGATGAGCATATATCTGTTGGAAAATGGATAGGTTATTACCTAATGGAAATTTATTTAATGAAAAGACCCTATCACTTTATGTGTTTAAAATGGTCCTTTATAGCGAAACTAGAAATGAGGAAGATAGGTTTTCATTGATATCCATTAGTGTTTTTTTTACAACATTGGTGTTAGCGCCAGTTTATGCACATATCGACTATTCTACAGGGTACTTGctatctcccaccggtgtagataacGAGTAACTCTATTCATTAAGGCTTAGGCAGATGGGAAAAAATCACCTAGTGTTCCCTGGCCTTCAATTTTTGCACTCACCTTATTGATCAGTATGCCATACCCTTGGGTGCATATTTATTAGTGTTTTCGTCTTtactttcttgtttcttttgaTAGGATTCCTAATCTGcaatttcattttccctctatTTTACTACCATATCTTCCCTATTTGACCACAAGTATAAAAGTGGGGTTGttggcgggggggggggggggggaggaaggCTAACTAGAGAATAAAAAGACATTAGTGGATGTGACTGATGATAAAAAATCATTATGTTGACTAAGTTATGTTGGCTTCTAGCTTGTTGATTTGTAAAGAACATGTGTTACTTAGTTTATATgcattttatgatattttttcaAGAGATAGTGATCTAGATAGAATTAATTTGGTGCTTATCTAGGGAAAAAGCTTCAGTCAGATGTATGTTACCCTCACATAGAGCTACGAACTACTCGTGATTCTAACTGTAAAAGGAAGAACCCTTGCAGGTTGTACCATAGCTTGCAATGATGGTGCCAAAGAAGTATATAATGGATGCATAAATTTAGGGATGGCAATTGGGGCGGGGCAGGGCAGGGTGGGGCAGGGCAACCTTTGACccactaagattttgatccgccCTGCCCTGCGCTGTTTAGCCTTATTCCAAAATTTTGCCCTGTTAAGCCCTGCCCCGTTTagattcattttcattttttttttcattttccagtAAATACTTTATCTTACCCGTATATTTATaccaaagaaaaacaaagaacatCATCTTTATTTTAAACCATCATCTTCGAAGATTAACGTGTTATTTGGTTTTTAACCATCATCTTCGAAGATTAACTATGAGAAGATACATAATTTTTAACATGTATTGAAATATTGCAATTACATTTCAATATTTGTTGCAATTATATTTGTTTCAATATTTCAATATTTCAATTATATTGCAATTATATTTGTTTCTTAATTGTCAATATTTGTCTTTATAAATATTGACAATTAAGAAGGGACTTCGgcattctttttaaaattttatcacGAATTATAAATTGCGAACAATTAAAGTTGGCATTAGTAAATGTCACGGTTGAAAATCATACAACACATGGCTTCTCTCACTCTCAAGATAACGCATAGTATGTATACTTTAGATTGTCTATTTCTTTAATTGTAGCTTTCATGTTACATTCATTAATACGTAGAAAATTCTACCATCCTTTAAAGGTATTATTCCAAATTTGTGTGTGTGACATCCTCTAACTACTTCAATATCAATTTATGAAAAAGAAGACatgaacaataaagtaagcaagggGCTGACCTACAACCTGCCCTGCCccattaaaaaattttaaaaatatagtttTGCCCTGCCCTACCCTGCCCCGCCCCTTCCCATTTACATATTTCCCTGCCCTGCCTCGTTTACTGTTTGCCCTaccccgccccgccccgccctGCCCTGCCCCAATTGCCATCCCTAGTTGAGAGGGTTCTCAATGCGAAGCTTGCAAATTTAGCAAAATTAAATGTTATACTGTATTTCATATTTATCTTTTTGTTGGCTATATTGTTGCTAGTTTAATAATGTTCATCCTTCTTAATACAtgttaaataatattaaattttagaaataaaaaCTTTTAAACAGACAATATTCACAAAAGTTGCATACAAAGTACatattttattcttcttcataCGATTAGTTTACTTTATACTTACAGCACCAAAGGACTTCATATTCACTCAATAAATATGAAACAACTTATAATTCatttttttaatgaatttcgtTATAAAGCAAAATTAAAACTATTACTCCCACGTACAAAGATATTAGATGagatttagggtgtgtttggtataacggaaaatatttttcgcgGAAAATATTtcccaagaaaatattttcttggaaaacaagtagtaatcttattcattttccggtgtttggtacacaaattaaggaaaatgacttctcaagagtattcataaataatttagatataataaacatgaagccataaactttcaaacctaCAACTTTCCgcacccacaaatttcataaactttcgaaaccgcggaatttcgaacccgtaaactttataatttctaaactcgTAAACTTTCAAACACATAAACTTTCGAACTCATAAcgttggaacttgtaaaattttgaacctttaaaccGAGTACCGATTCGATCCGAGCTCTCTTATTGAGAATGTTCATTCAATGAGCATTCTCAATATTATGCCTTCAAGAGGACTCGAACCTCCATGCTATTTAGCACGAGATTTTGATTCTCGCGTGTCTACCATTTCACCACCAAGGCATCTTGAAAGTGAATCGTATTCCATGAATATGATATATATCTAGTGTGATGTATGGAATATAAGACAAAGATGGATCTATTGATCGGTCATGTCATATAGGCCCGAGCTGGACATCCAATTGCTTCGATTTGAATTATCCGGAGAATGAAATGCCTGATATATATCAAAAAGATGGACAATCAAACCTAATTGTGCGGGGGAGGGGgagtggtgcagaaaaacgaaaaaacagaaatttgaaattacaaaaaa of the Nicotiana tabacum cultivar K326 chromosome 7, ASM71507v2, whole genome shotgun sequence genome contains:
- the LOC107821440 gene encoding uncharacterized protein LOC107821440 isoform X2 — encoded protein: MIREIIKFKQDVISYLEALDNNPDIGRDETIGQFIKSNGCSELFLKAYLIPICSSIWSCPLEGVMGFSVYYILSFFRNHHLLQLFGLPQLLTVRWGSHTSINKVKDELEKRGCQIRSGCELNSVSTDEEGLVWFYFWLVSRVHRADYFIIIVDEHISVGKWIGYYLMEIYLMKRPYHFMCLKWSFIAKLEMRKIGFH
- the LOC107821440 gene encoding uncharacterized protein LOC107821440 isoform X1, with protein sequence MMEFFEFLGVMEISNMSFSVSLDQGRGCKWGTRNGISSLFAQKKNVLNPYFWQMIREIIKFKQDVISYLEALDNNPDIGRDETIGQFIKSNGCSELFLKAYLIPICSSIWSCPLEGVMGFSVYYILSFFRNHHLLQLFGLPQLLTVRWGSHTSINKVKDELEKRGCQIRSGCELNSVSTDEEGLVWFYFWLVSRVHRADYFIIIVDEHISVGKWIGYYLMEIYLMKRPYHFMCLKWSFIAKLEMRKIGFH